The DNA segment ATAATCTATTAAATTATTAAATGCTGTAATATAGTTATTGTATGCTGTATTTTCTTCTACTTTATATGTTCCTGTTAGATGTTCATTATTATATATAGATTGATGCATCTTATATATTTGTTGTTGTTGTGATTGTAGTGTATTAATATATTTCTCTACTGCTTTAGCTTCAGATTCTTCTATTATTCCATCTTTGAAAGTTGTGCTAACATCATTTTGGAAGTTATCTAAATTATTTGATACATTATCAATTTTATTATCTACATAATAATTAGATATAGTCCATGTATAATCTAAAGGATCATTGCTTTCAATTTGAGAATTTTTATTATAAGCTTTACCTATATATTTTTTATTTAAAGGATCATCACTTATGTTAGTTCCATTTATATCATCTGCATATTTAGTCCACTCATATATAGGAGCTTTTTCTATTTCTTCTTCTACTTTGGTTATTACAGTTTCCTCTATGGTTTTACCACTGCTAAGCCTAATCTTTAGACTATTCCCATCAAATAGTAGCGAATAGTCCTCTATTGAATTTCCTATTAGTAAAGTACCATTACTCAAATCAAATTTAACTTTACCACCTTGAAGAATTCCTGTATTAATTACATCAGCTATAATACCACTACCATCCATAGCAGTAGTCCAATTCCATTCACCATTAGCCAATTTACTATTAGCTATCCTTATTAAACCACCTTTTATTTGTACTGCCATAGTAGAGCTTACTTCATCAGGTTTATCTATTGTAAGAATCCCATCGCCTTTTCTATGAAATACATAACCACCAGTGGCATTGGCTTTATCATTAAACTCTTCTAATAGATTAAATATATAGTTAGCATTAATAGTACCATCTTGATTTATAACATCAGCTCTATCCCATACTCCAGATTTATCTCTGAATTGATTTATAAACTTCTCATTCTCATTGAGCTTTGAGGTTATATCATCTATAAAATTTCCTAAAAGAATTTCATCATTTTCAGGATTTAAAATATCTTCCTTATATGATAAAACTCTTGCCTTTACTCTTAATGGTGGATTGAATTCCCTATCTATAACACCTACGGTATCTCCAAGTTCTACTCCTTCATGTTCAAGGCCATCTATAGATTTAAGATCAATGACTTTTCCTTCATAGGAAATTTGTATTTGACTTCTTTTCAAATATTCTTCATATGTTAATCTTAGAAGTTCTTCTGGGTCCTCTACATCGTCAAATTCGACTTTATCAAATGTATGCTTTTTATTACCATTTTTATCAAGTCTTCCCCATTGTTCAAGTATTTCTGAATCAAATAAATATTCTTGGCCAAGTGGTTTATCTACTGGATCACCATTTGCAATGCTCCATTCTACTTTTGCAAAAGTAATCCTACGACCATAGCCATCACCTATTTGCTCTCCCTTTCCATATCCGTAAAGAGCAGTTATAATATCATTTTCATGTACCTTTCTATTTATAGATACAAGATCCTTTGAAAATTCATATCTTTTACCTCTATCCGCTCCCCTTCTTGCTAAAAGGTCTATATATCTATGCAGTATCTTTTTGCCCGATACTTCTAGTCTAGTACGTATTTCACCTTTCCAGTTTTGAGCTGTCATGTTGATAGCTTCTTTTCCAAACATATGATAGAAATTTGCGCTACTGATACCTAAATCATCAACTAGTCCTACTTCTATCCTGGAATTACTAAGTGCACTCTCCATTCCTATATTTGCAGTAGTATCTTGAGGTCTCTTATCCTCAATATAGTCCCCCCAAGTTTCATAAATGAATTCCTCACAATATACCTTCATAGTAATTCCATCAGTCTCATGAGGCTCTTCTATACCTCTGATAATAAATTCTCTCCATTTACCCCTTCTATCTTTATAAAGAATTCTTCCATTCTTTTCAATGTATTTAGCATTTTCATTTCCACCGAATATTGCAAACTCTATAAAATGTTCTCCATTAATTTCTTCCTTTCGAAAAGCAGTTAAAAGA comes from the Senegalia massiliensis genome and includes:
- a CDS encoding phage tail protein; the encoded protein is MEFKIFDRNEKFKCNLKDLLTAFRKEEINGEHFIEFAIFGGNENAKYIEKNGRILYKDRRGKWREFIIRGIEEPHETDGITMKVYCEEFIYETWGDYIEDKRPQDTTANIGMESALSNSRIEVGLVDDLGISSANFYHMFGKEAINMTAQNWKGEIRTRLEVSGKKILHRYIDLLARRGADRGKRYEFSKDLVSINRKVHENDIITALYGYGKGEQIGDGYGRRITFAKVEWSIANGDPVDKPLGQEYLFDSEILEQWGRLDKNGNKKHTFDKVEFDDVEDPEELLRLTYEEYLKRSQIQISYEGKVIDLKSIDGLEHEGVELGDTVGVIDREFNPPLRVKARVLSYKEDILNPENDEILLGNFIDDITSKLNENEKFINQFRDKSGVWDRADVINQDGTINANYIFNLLEEFNDKANATGGYVFHRKGDGILTIDKPDEVSSTMAVQIKGGLIRIANSKLANGEWNWTTAMDGSGIIADVINTGILQGGKVKFDLSNGTLLIGNSIEDYSLLFDGNSLKIRLSSGKTIEETVITKVEEEIEKAPIYEWTKYADDINGTNISDDPLNKKYIGKAYNKNSQIESNDPLDYTWTISNYYVDNKIDNVSNNLDNFQNDVSTTFKDGIIEESEAKAVEKYINTLQSQQQQIYKMHQSIYNNEHLTGTYKVEENTAYNNYITAFNNLIDYINNVISDGKTTTTEKQEVDARFIIYKDRIAAYQEKLNNAQEFIQSEIKRKAEEFATSSDEKQQEVINEQTQQLAVDFNSSIQATAESVTNTMRAEYQDADGKVIEAYEKKISETAEAWNLSFSKLTNDYAGINGQMNEVTTFFDFSGNGFEIGKSDSKIKLRLMNDILAFTDNGVDSQWFDAQNSYIKKLIVTEDAKIGNHLFKKNDTKTLIQWAGDE